The stretch of DNA TTGCTAATAATACTGAAGAGGTTCTGGCAATCGAGTTTTTGTGCGCCTATCAGGGGGTATGTTTTAGGGCACCTCTAAAACCGGGAATAGGGACAAACAAAATATTTTCGAGAATCAAACAAAGGGTTAAGGAAATTAAAGAGGATAGGATTTTGGTTGGGGATTTGGTGAAGATAAAAGAATTGATGAAGGTAAAGTTCGGGATTTCGTAGGTCGGGCTGTAGGAGACTGCCCGACAAAATCTAAAAATCTTTATTATCGGGTGGCTGTCGCAACCCGACCTACCTGACCTGTATGCACTAAATACTAAGACCAAATCAATGGCTTAATTTAACTTCAGAATCCAAAACACGAAGAAGTTCTGTTGAGAATGCTCGATTAGTCCTAATAGGTGGACCACCTTTTATGGGTGTCTTGCTCCAAGCTTCTCTGAGAATTGCCACGACTTTACCCGACGCATCGAGAACCGGCCCGCCAGAATAACCTGGAATAGCTTCACCTTGAAATTCAATGAATTCTACCCTCGAACCGCCTTCAATGATGGCTGAACCCTTTGCCGAAACGGGTGCCTTCCAAAGCACATACTCTCTTACCCTTGAATCGTAGCCGATGTACTGAATAGTGTCACCTGGATATATTCTTTGAAAATCTCCGAACTCTAGCGCATTGGGCTGACTTCCTCCTGTACGTTGGAAGAAAGATATATCATAACGAGGTAGGTTATACTTGAGAGCGATTCTGAAGTTATAAGCTGATCCAATATATTGGAACCATAAAGTATCCTTCAGTGCGACATGCGAGCAAGTGTAGATCGATTTTGAGTTACCAGCAACGAATGCTGTACCAATTGATGTAGTATCCTCAGGAGTGAGTAAGATCCTTCCTATTGGCAAACTTTGGGTGAAGGCGTAGTTGCCTAAAATAATAACTAGGAATGTTGTCAATGGCAGCCATTTTTTTAGAGTTCTTTTCACATAGACCTCGTATGTCATTGTTAGATCATTAATTTGATGAATTGATTAATAGTATTGATGCAAATTACATATAACTCGTTCTTATCCGCAATTATTGCGTATATACCTGCCATTTTAGGGAATAGACAGCTATGCTGAATATATTCTCCCCGTGGATTCAAATTCGAACTTTTACATTGAATATTATAACAAATCCAAAATAATTTGCAACAAAAATTTTGATTTTTGAAACCAGTAGGTCGGGCTGTTGGAGACTGCCCGACAAAATCTAAACGATGGCGTATAACGATTCCGCCACAAAAGAAGTCCCGACTTGTCGGGATTTGGATGAAAATCTTTTGTGGCGTGTTAGCCGCCCGTTGCAGGCAATCTTTTTGAAATTCACGATTCAAGATCTAAATCCCTCTCTATCCTAATCATCTCTATGGGCAGGTCCCTGCCACAATGCTTGCAAACTATTGCATCTTCTTTAATGATCTCTGCACAGTAGGGACATGTTTTGGTATGTCCTTTAGATACCAGAGGTGAAAGTACAATAATAACAGCAATAAGTAACGGAACAATTGCACATAAGAAGAACCACCATATCGGGCTGCGCCCTTTTCTTATGGCTATAATGCTCCCCACAATACCTGCAA from Candidatus Zixiibacteriota bacterium encodes:
- a CDS encoding zinc ribbon domain-containing protein — protein: AGIVGSIIAIRKGRSPIWWFFLCAIVPLLIAVIIVLSPLVSKGHTKTCPYCAEIIKEDAIVCKHCGRDLPIEMIRIERDLDLES
- a CDS encoding serine protease is translated as MKRTLKKWLPLTTFLVIILGNYAFTQSLPIGRILLTPEDTTSIGTAFVAGNSKSIYTCSHVALKDTLWFQYIGSAYNFRIALKYNLPRYDISFFQRTGGSQPNALEFGDFQRIYPGDTIQYIGYDSRVREYVLWKAPVSAKGSAIIEGGSRVEFIEFQGEAIPGYSGGPVLDASGKVVAILREAWSKTPIKGGPPIRTNRAFSTELLRVLDSEVKLSH